The Coffea arabica cultivar ET-39 chromosome 8e, Coffea Arabica ET-39 HiFi, whole genome shotgun sequence genome window below encodes:
- the LOC113706899 gene encoding small ribosomal subunit protein uS17 — MAEQTEKAFLKQPKVFLSSKKTGKGKRPGKGGNRYWKSIGLGFKTPREAIEGTYIDKKCPFTGTVSIRGRIIAGTCHSAKMDKTIIVRRNYLHFVKKYQRYEKRHSNIPAHISPCFRVKEGDHVIIGQCRPLSKTVRFNVLKVVPAGASGGGKKAFTGL, encoded by the exons ATGGCCGAACAG ACGGAGAAGGCTTTCTTGAAGCAGCCAAAGGTGTTCCTTTCCTCGAAGAAGACTGGGAAGGGGAAGAGGCCAGGAAAGGGTGGAAATCGCTATTGGAAGAGCATTGGTCTTGGCTTCAAGACTCCTCGTGAAGCTATTGAAG GTACATACATTGACAAGAAGTGCCCATTCACTGGCACTGTTTCTATTAGAGGCCGTATAATTGCTGGAACTTGCCACAGTGCCAAGATGGATAAGACAATTATTGTCAGACGCAACTACCTGCATTTTGTGAAGAAGTATCAGAG ATATGAGAAGAGACACTCGAACATTCCAGCTCATATATCTCCATGCTTCCGTGTGAAAGAGGGTGACCATGTCATAATTGGCCAGTGCAG GCCACTGTCAAAAACTGTGAGGTTTAATGTGCTGAAGGTGGTTCCGGCAGGCGCCTCCGGGGGTGGAAAGAAGGCATTTACAGGGCTTTGA
- the LOC113702713 gene encoding ubiquitin-like domain-containing protein CIP73, with product MAGNGDDNRVVSGKDEANCSETTVEIKIKTLDSQTYTLRVDKCVPVPALKEQIAVVTGVLSEQQRLICRGKVLKDDQLLSAYHVEDGHTLHLVVRQPVVPSSEGSPNSATDPASTGGRSQGSRGPGVVVGSFNISEQDGSFPDLSRVFSALLGSFGIAGAGSGSEGIDLNEHPLERILNGPSLGGLRNSSRPQTDQADSRGQAINDSGSFSVPTADSVESLQPPIIPDSLATLSQNLNRLRQEFVANVQEQTNLSQAVGIRGRDGQNSDAASVSTVQRGLPTPASLADVMLTARQILNEQVEECLLLLARQLEDHANVTDASERVRIQSSALRSGILLQNLGAVLLELARTTMTLRMGQTPAEAIVNAGPAVFLSPSGPNPIMVQPLSFQLGTGFGGTGGTVQQSSGIPAGSGGSGVFPRNIDIRIRTVAVPASANRRESNGAQNHGSTVPAAINTGNSAQQGTGRGSGSPATRDPEVRVVPIRTVVAAVPASGGRATSDPSRGTMGMILPIFARVQRVTSGISGGARGDLASDQPHTHPVDQGSQSIPNSALQHENVHMVGVDGDSSSVGEAAEGPGYPSQFMSRLEQLLRGVFSGDHLQDDSGNSQVRDADGVTRHVGAAENGNRPDAAEAAASDEGTFLSNVLRQIMPIIYENGGGSGSNDSSSGGQTTEERNTQGSSTQGEENGNRASSSRRQEDPPAAEQPDPKRQKRD from the exons ATGGCCGGCAATGGTGATGACAACAGGGTGGTTTCAGGAAAAGATGAGGCAAATTGTTCAGAGACCACTGTTGAGATAAAGATAAAGACATTGGATTCTCAGACTTACACATTACGAGTGGATAAATGT GTGCCTGTCCCTGCACTGAAGGAACAAATTGCTGTAGTTACTGGTGTGTTGTCAGAACAGCAGCGGCTTATATGTCGGGGAAAAGTTTTGAAGGATGATCAACTCCTTTCCGCTTATC ATGTGGAAGATGGACATACATTGCACTTGGTTGTGAGACAACCCGTTGTTCCATCATCAGAGGGCTCTCCGAATTCAG CTACTGATCCTGCATCCACTGGTGGGCGTAGTCAAGGAAGCCGAGGTCCTGGTGTTGTAGTTGGAAGCTTTAATATCTCTGAACAAGATGGAAGTTTTCCTGATTTAAGTCGT GTTTTTTCTGCTCTGCTTGGTTCTTTTGGAATAGCAGGTGCTGGAAGTGGCAGTGAAGGGATTGATCTTAAT GAGCATCCACTAGAAAGGATTCTAAACGGCCCTAGTCTTGGTGGTCTAAGAAATTCTAGCAGGCCACAGACAGACCAAGCTGATTCAAGGGGACAAGCAATAAATGATTCTGGTAGTTTCTCTGTTCCAACTGCTGATTCTGTGGAGTCCCTCCAGCCGCCT ATTATCCCTGATTCTTTAGCAACTTTGTCCCAGAACTTAAATCGTTTGAGGCAGGAATTTGTTGCCAATG TTCAAGAACAGACCAACTTAAGTCAGGCTGTTGGCATTCGTGGGAGGGATGGACAAAATTCAGATGCAGCATCAGTTTCTACTGTCCAAAGAGGACTTCCAACACCGGCATCCTTGGCAGATGTGATGCTGACTGCAAGACAGATTCTCAATGAACAAGTAGAAGAGTGCTTATTG cTACTTGCAAGACAGCTGGAGGATCACGCAAATGTGACTGATGCTTCAGAACGAGTGAGAATTCAATCTAGTGCTCTAAGATCGGGAATTCTTCTTCAAAACTTGGGGGCCGTGCTACTTGAGCTTGCTCGGACAACAATGACGTTGCGGATGGGGCAAACACCG GCCGAAGCTATCGTAAATGCAGGGCCTGCTGTGTTCTTATCGCCAAGTGGTCCCAATCCTATAATGGTTCAG CCACTTTCTTTTCAACTGGGAACAGGGTTTGGTGGGACTGGTGGAACTGTCCAACAGAGCTCTGGAATTCCTGCTGGATCTGGTGGTTCTGGCGTCTTTCCAAGGAATATTGATATCAGAATCCGAACAG TTGCTGTGCCAGCAAGTGCAAATCGAAGAGAGTCAAATGGTGCACAGAATCATGGATCGACTGTTCCTGCAGCTATTAATACTGGAAATTCTGCTCAACAAGGAACTGGAAGAGGATCTGGAAGCCCTGCTACTAGAGATCCTGAAGTGCGGGTAGTTCCCATTAGGACTGTAGTTGCTGCTGTTCCTGCTTCTGGTGGACGAGCAACTTCTGATCCGTCACGTGGTACAATGGGGATGATACTTCCCATTTTTGCTAGAGTTCAGCGTGTTACTTCTGGAATTTCAGGTGGTGCTAGAGGTGATCTAGCATCTGATCAACCTCATACCCATCCTGTTGACCAGGGAAGCCAATCCATCCCTAATTCAGCACTTCAGCATGAAAACGTTCATATGGTTGGCGTAGATGGTGACAGTAGTTCAGTTGGTGAAGCGGCGGAGGGTCCAGGATATCCTTCCCAGTTTATGAGTCGACTTGAACAGTTGCTGAGGGGAGTGTTTTCTGGTGATCATCTACAGGATGACAGTGGTAATTCCCAGGTTAGAGATGCGGATGGTGTTACCAGGCATGTTGGAGCTGCTGAAAATGGCAATCGTCCTGATGCAGCAGAAGCAGCAGCAAGTGACGAGGGAACCTTTCTGTCCAACGTATTGCGTCAGATTATGCCCATTATATATGAAAACGGAGGAGGATCTGGTTCTAATGACTCGTCTTCAGGTGGACAAACTACTGAAGAGAGGAACACACAAGGGTCATCGACACAGGGTGAAGAGAATGGGAATCGTGCATCCTCCTCTCGTCGGCAGGAAGACCCTCCGGCTGCTGAGCAGCCAGATCCAAAACGGCAAAAGCGGGATTGA